The following are encoded together in the Methylorubrum sp. B1-46 genome:
- a CDS encoding SDR family oxidoreductase, with the protein MGQRFVLRGRTALVTGAASGIGAALSLALAARGCALALADRDAEGLARTAQAARAAGVAVSEHVLDLTDRAALLALPEAVRARHGGLQLLVNNAGVALGGRFEETDPADIDWLMDVNLHAVMRLTHACLPLLRAEPQAQIVNLSSLFGIIAPAGQAAYAASKFAVRGFTEALRHECEGTGLGVTLVHPGGVATAIARNARTPRAKDPREAAAGLAAFERLLILRPETAAAAILRGIETRAPRVLIGSDARRAVLIQRLMPVRYWSLIRRALRDT; encoded by the coding sequence ATGGGACAGCGCTTCGTTCTGCGGGGCCGCACCGCCCTCGTCACGGGAGCGGCGAGCGGGATCGGCGCGGCCTTGAGCCTCGCGCTGGCCGCGCGCGGCTGCGCCCTGGCGCTCGCCGACCGGGACGCAGAAGGCCTCGCCCGGACGGCGCAGGCCGCCCGCGCCGCCGGTGTCGCGGTGAGCGAACACGTGCTCGACCTGACCGACCGCGCGGCGCTGCTGGCCCTGCCGGAGGCGGTCCGGGCCCGTCACGGCGGGCTGCAGCTTCTCGTCAACAATGCCGGGGTGGCGCTCGGCGGGCGGTTCGAGGAGACCGACCCAGCCGATATCGACTGGCTGATGGACGTGAACCTGCACGCGGTGATGCGGCTGACCCATGCCTGCCTGCCGCTGCTGCGAGCCGAGCCCCAGGCGCAGATCGTCAACCTGTCGAGCCTGTTCGGCATCATTGCGCCGGCGGGGCAGGCGGCCTACGCGGCGAGCAAGTTCGCCGTGCGCGGCTTCACCGAGGCCCTGCGCCACGAATGCGAGGGGACCGGGCTCGGCGTTACCCTGGTGCATCCGGGCGGCGTCGCCACTGCCATCGCCCGCAACGCCCGCACGCCCCGCGCCAAGGATCCGCGCGAGGCCGCCGCGGGGCTCGCCGCCTTCGAGCGCCTGCTGATCCTGCGCCCGGAAACCGCGGCCGCGGCGATCCTGCGCGGGATCGAGACGCGGGCGCCCCGCGTGCTGATCGGCTCCGATGCCCGCCGCGCCGTGCTGATCCAGCGCCTGATGCCGGTGCGCTACTGGTCGCTGATCCGCCGCGCCCTTCGAGATACGTGA